One window from the genome of Pyrus communis chromosome 16, drPyrComm1.1, whole genome shotgun sequence encodes:
- the LOC137720419 gene encoding rust resistance kinase Lr10-like, translating to MRIVITITSSKMQKLLIASFCILLLVFFKVVEASQFTCSKSNCSNDQGPAIHFPLHLNHHCGPGLECNQTDEQPIILVKFFVKRIDYKRQEIQVYSAYTDDCLILIKPVKLPNMPLSPFNLSIFDIRNVTLFSCAPDGRYHGIQVPCFGDHGSTTYAFDHSYYSSSLPLDDIPDYLQSCTRMYDVLSVPIGTEFENEYDVHRFKWSAPNCRECEAEGKRCRWKNNGTNSEIECVHWRKPSSTWKSLVTGGVLGSLLLVLLMIAAYRVYSADRKEKESRLRIERFLEDYRALKPSRYLYADIKRITDQFKDKLGQGAYGTVFKGRLSSEFLIAVKVLNSSKGDGEEFVNEVRTMGHIHHVNVARLVGFCADGFVRALVYEFFPNGSLQDFISSADSKNSFLGWDKLQNIALGIAKGIEYLHQGCDQRILHFDIKPHNVLLDQNFTPKISDFGLAKLCSKDQSLVSMTTARGTMGYIAPEVFSRNFGNVSYKADVYSFGMLLLEMVGGRKNIGSTIENTTDEIYYPQWIYNLLEEGDDLRIHIGEEGDGKIPKKLAIIGLWCIQWHPVDRPSMKIAVQMLEGDGESLTMPPNPFVATGPTTKNGSIPARRLELEPIAELE from the exons ATGCGCATTGTTATTACTATTACCAGCTCAAAAATGCAGAAATTGCTCATCGCTTCCTTTTGCATATTGTTACTGGTTTTCTTCAAAGTAGTTGAAGCAAGCCAATTTACGTGCTCCAaatccaattgtagcaatgatcaagGCCCGGCTATCCATTTTCCATTGCACCTCAACCATCATTGTGGTCCTGGACTTGAATGCAATCAGACAGATGAGCAGCCGATAATCCTGGTAAAATTCTTTGTCAAGCGCATAGATTACAAGCGTCAGGAAATCCAAGTGTATAGCGCATACACAGATGACTGCTTGATACTAATAAAGCCTGTCAAACTCCCAAACATGCCACTCTCTCCCTTCAACTTGTCAATTTTCGACATCCGTAACGTTACCTTATTCAGCTGCGCACCTGATGGAAGATACCATGGGATTCAAGTCCCCTGCTTCGGTGACCATGGCAGCACAACTTATGCTTTTGATCATTCTTATTATTCAAGTTCCCTACCATTGGATGATATCCCTGATTATCTACAGTCTTGTACAAGAATGTATGATGTTTTATCAGTTCCAATTGGTACAGAGTTCGAAAACGAATATGATGTTCATCGTTTCAAGTGGTCCGCACCAAATTGTAGAGAATGTGAAGCAGAGGGAAAGAGGTGTAGGTGGAAGAACAATGGCACCAACAGTGAAATTGAATGTGTTCACTGGAGGAAACCAA GCAGCACATGGAAATCACTGGTTACAGGTGGAGTCCTGGGTTCTTTGCTTCTCGTTCTACTGATGATTGCAGCATATCGGGTATATAGCGCTgatagaaaggaaaaagagagtcGATTAAGAATTGAAAGATTCTTGGAGGATTACAGAGCACTGAAACCGAGCAGGTATTTGTACGCAGATATTAAGAGGATTACAGATCAATTCAAGGACAAGTTGGGCCAAGGAGCCTACGGAACTGTCTTCAAAGGAAGGCTTTCTTCTGAATTCCTTATTGCTGTCAAAGTCCTCAACAGTTCTAAGGGAGATGGCGAAGAGTTCGTAAATGAAGTGCGAACCATGGGTCATATCCACCACGTCAACGTGGCTCGCTTGGTTGGATTTTGTGCCGATGGATTTGTACGAGCTCTTGTTTACGAGTTCTTCCCCAATGGTTCCCTGCAAGATTTCATTTCGTCTGCAGATAGTAAGAATTCCTTCCTTGGTTGGGATAAGTTGCAAAATATTGCCCTCGGCATAGCCAAAGGAATTGAATATCTTCACCAAGGATGTGATCAACGAATCCTCCATTTCGATATCAAACCCCATAATGTTTTGCTAGACCAAAActtcactccaaaaatttctgaTTTTGGTTTGGCCAAGTTATGTTCCAAGGATCAAAGCTTGGTGTCTATGACTACAGCCAGGGGGACCATGGGATACATTGCACCCGAAGTGTTCTCCAGGAATTTCGGAAACGTGTCTTACAAGGCAGATGTCTATAGCTTTGGAATGCTGCTGCTCGAGATGGTAGGAGGAAGGAAGAATATTGGTTCAACCATCGAGAACACCACAGATGAAATTTACTATCCACAGTGGATTTATAATCTTCTAGAGGAAGGGGATGACCTACGAATCCATATTGGGGAAGAAGGAGATGGTAAAATTCCAAAGAAACTTGCAATTATAGGGCTATGGTGTATCCAGTGGCACCCGGTGGATCGTCCGTCCATGAAAATAGCAGTTCAGATGTTAGAAGGAGACGGAGAAAGCTTGACCATGCCGCCTAATCCCTTTGTGGCTACAGGTCCTACAACTAAAAATGGAAGCATTCCGGCAAGACGACTAGAGTTGGAACCAATTGCTGAACTAGAGTAG